A region of Carettochelys insculpta isolate YL-2023 chromosome 9, ASM3395843v1, whole genome shotgun sequence DNA encodes the following proteins:
- the LEPROT gene encoding leptin receptor gene-related protein: protein MAGVKALVGLSFSGAIGLTFLMLGCALEFYGVYWPLFVLIFYIICPIPHFIAKRLSDDTDAASSACRELAYFFTTGIVVSAFGLPIILARVEAIKWGACGLVLAGNAVIFLTILGFFLVFGRGDDFSWEQW from the exons ATGGCGGGGGTAAAAG CTCTTGTTGGTTTGTCCTTCAGTGGAGCCATTGGACTAACTTTTCTTATGTTGGGATGTGCTCTAGAATTTTACGG TGTGTACTGGCCCCTGTTTGTCTTGATATTTTACATCATTTGTCCCATTCCTCACTTCATTGCTAAAAGACTAAGTGATGACACTGATGCagccagcagtgcctgcagggagTTGGCATATTTCTTCACAACTGGAATTGTTGTTTCTGCCTTTGGATTGCCTATAATCCTTGCACGTGTTGAAGCG ATCAAGTGGGGAGCCTGTGGTCTTGTGCTAGCTGGAAATGCAGTCATTTTTCTTACCATTTTAggcttttttcttgtttttggtAGAGGAGATGACTTTAGCTGGGAACAGTGGTAG